A window from Streptomyces sp. NBC_00335 encodes these proteins:
- the murJ gene encoding murein biosynthesis integral membrane protein MurJ — MNAPYEGDRAQGTGGPAPSQSTAPGAPVPGQVPAPAPAPDHDPYVQDAYAYDPYRAQDLSAQDPVAEVLYDRASHPPPPPGTFQEPGPLYAAPPAPSYAPDPRVWAQTPPPEPDGPSRHLPYGDHATTTQFVGVDSLVTKAADQDPRPDAFAHLYRDQDAAPRTPAEDAPVAAPAPSKPAGRASSLLKSSALMAAGTIVSRITGFMRTLVIAGAIGVATLNDSYQVANTLPTMIYVLVGGGALNAVFIPQLVRAMKNDEDGGEAYANRLLTLVMVLLGAVTVVCVLAAPLFIGMMSQKIADDPARLDVAVAFAHYCLPTMFFMGVHVVLGQILNARGRFGAMMWTPVLNNIVVIATFGAFIWAFGGFTTTGVTEAGITPEGVRLLGLGTLLGLIVQSLAMLPYLRDAGFKPRLRFDWKGHGLGKAAGLAKWTFFFVLANQLGLIVVTQLATWAGEVADKQGHGGTGITGYNYALLLWQMPQAIITVSVMTAVLPRISRSAHDGDAAAVRDDISYGLRTSAVAIVPCAFAFLALGVPMAGLLYAGSGTESAQNIGFILMAFGLGLIPYSVQYVVLRGFYAYEDTRTPFYNTVIVAAVNASMSAVAFFVLPSRWAVVGMAAAYGLGYAVGVGVAWRRLRTRLGGDLDGAHVMRTYTRLIGACVPAAAVAGAVAYAVLHFIGSGALGSLTALVAGGISLAAVFLVAAKRMRIEELNAMVGMVRGRLGR; from the coding sequence ATGAACGCGCCGTACGAAGGTGACCGTGCGCAGGGCACTGGCGGGCCCGCGCCCTCCCAGAGCACTGCCCCCGGCGCCCCGGTGCCGGGACAGGTTCCCGCGCCCGCACCAGCGCCGGACCACGACCCCTATGTCCAGGACGCCTACGCCTACGACCCGTACCGGGCGCAGGACCTCTCCGCCCAGGACCCGGTGGCGGAGGTCCTGTACGACCGGGCCTCGCACCCGCCGCCCCCGCCCGGCACCTTCCAGGAGCCCGGGCCGCTCTACGCGGCTCCACCGGCCCCCTCGTACGCCCCGGACCCCCGGGTGTGGGCCCAGACCCCGCCGCCCGAGCCGGACGGCCCCTCCCGGCACCTGCCCTACGGAGACCACGCCACGACCACGCAGTTCGTCGGTGTGGACTCCCTCGTGACCAAGGCCGCCGACCAGGACCCCCGTCCCGATGCCTTCGCGCACCTCTACCGGGACCAGGACGCGGCGCCCCGCACCCCGGCCGAGGACGCGCCCGTGGCCGCCCCGGCACCGAGCAAGCCCGCCGGACGCGCCTCCAGCCTGCTCAAGTCCAGCGCCCTGATGGCCGCCGGCACCATCGTCTCCCGCATCACCGGCTTCATGCGGACCCTGGTGATCGCCGGAGCGATCGGCGTCGCCACCCTCAACGACAGCTACCAGGTCGCCAACACCCTGCCGACGATGATCTACGTCCTGGTCGGCGGAGGTGCCCTCAACGCCGTCTTCATCCCGCAGTTGGTGCGCGCGATGAAGAACGACGAGGACGGGGGAGAGGCATACGCCAACCGGCTGCTGACCCTCGTCATGGTCCTGCTGGGCGCCGTCACGGTGGTCTGCGTGCTCGCGGCACCGCTGTTCATCGGCATGATGTCGCAGAAGATCGCCGACGACCCGGCACGGCTGGACGTCGCCGTCGCCTTCGCCCACTACTGCCTGCCCACCATGTTCTTCATGGGTGTGCACGTGGTCCTCGGTCAGATCCTCAACGCCCGCGGCCGGTTCGGCGCGATGATGTGGACCCCGGTCCTCAACAACATCGTCGTCATCGCCACCTTCGGCGCCTTCATCTGGGCCTTCGGCGGCTTCACCACCACGGGCGTCACCGAGGCCGGCATCACCCCCGAAGGCGTCCGCCTGCTGGGCCTGGGCACCCTGCTCGGCCTCATCGTCCAGTCCCTGGCGATGCTTCCCTACCTGCGCGACGCCGGCTTCAAGCCGCGCCTGCGGTTCGACTGGAAGGGCCACGGCCTCGGCAAGGCCGCCGGCCTGGCCAAGTGGACGTTCTTCTTCGTCCTCGCCAACCAGCTCGGCCTCATCGTCGTCACCCAGCTCGCCACCTGGGCGGGCGAGGTGGCCGACAAGCAGGGCCACGGCGGTACCGGCATCACCGGCTACAACTACGCCCTGCTGCTCTGGCAGATGCCGCAGGCCATCATCACCGTCTCCGTCATGACCGCCGTCCTGCCGCGCATCTCCCGGTCCGCCCACGACGGCGACGCCGCCGCCGTCCGTGACGACATCTCCTACGGACTGCGCACCTCGGCCGTCGCGATCGTGCCCTGCGCCTTCGCGTTCCTCGCCCTGGGCGTCCCGATGGCCGGCCTGCTCTACGCCGGTTCCGGCACGGAGAGCGCCCAGAACATCGGTTTCATCCTGATGGCCTTCGGCCTCGGACTGATCCCGTACTCCGTCCAGTACGTGGTCCTGCGCGGCTTCTACGCCTACGAGGACACCCGGACGCCCTTCTACAACACGGTCATCGTGGCCGCCGTCAACGCGAGCATGTCAGCCGTCGCCTTCTTCGTGCTCCCCTCCCGCTGGGCCGTCGTCGGCATGGCCGCCGCCTACGGCCTCGGCTACGCCGTGGGCGTCGGTGTCGCCTGGCGCCGACTGCGCACCCGACTCGGCGGCGACCTCGACGGGGCGCACGTCATGCGCACCTACACCCGGCTCATCGGCGCCTGCGTCCCCGCCGCGGCCGTGGCCGGCGCCGTCGCCTACGCCGTCCTTCACTTCATCGGCAGCGGAGCCCTCGGTTCCCTCACCGCACTGGTGGCCGGCGGCATCTCCCTGGCGGCGGTGTTCCTCGTCGCCGCCAAGCGGATGCGCATCGAAGAACTCAACGCCATGGTCGGGATGGTCCGCGGACGCCTGGGACGCTGA
- a CDS encoding DUF6049 family protein — protein sequence MAEAADIQGAPLAPARRRWLRRAVVLLAGTPVLAGLVYSHAPEAQAADTAAAAVDIQLDTLAPSAPIKGDTLTISGTVVNNGSEKITDAHVGLRVGPALADRGSIDEVADRGGFRAGIDPAEIGAEFAVKIDSLPSKISQPFTLKVPVNKLKLDEDGVYQLGVSLSGETESRQYERVLGIKRTFLPWQPEAAAKRSQLAYVWPLISTTHLTSETGSDELQTPVFLDDSLAAELKSDGRLGQMVTLGKDLPITWVIDPDLLYTVDAMTKGYRVRTPDGRTVQGKNKAVAEQWLSSLESAVQGKKVVALPFADPDIASLAHRGKDVSGTLGQLRPATDKAKQAVETVLHVPASTDFSWPVEGAIDPSIVNVATSAGAHNILTRSDSLQETGALGYTPSAARPIGAGTTAVVADAGLSTAFEGDMLRTGTSTLAVQRFLAQTLALNLQDTDTQRSFVVAPQRMPSSSQVQTMATAIRGLQAGRWSQAVALEAAAAATPDPRAATKVPGAGQYPEALSKQELPVSAFEKIRTTETTLDHFKVILTAPDRVEIPFGNTTNREMSASWRGRRDAAWDYRDQVQRYLIKLTEKVKIIPKSDATLSGHSATIPVSVQNSLVQDTHNLVLRVRSANPTRLMFGDSGESQQEVAVQGGHSQTVKFPANATASGPVEVTAQLFTTDGVPYGKARKFTVEATEVTPTVMLVIAGGVLLLVLAGIKMYASRKRVAARAAAEENTQQSDESPDTGPQSADPSGTGETVDR from the coding sequence TTGGCCGAGGCGGCAGACATCCAGGGGGCACCCCTCGCTCCTGCCCGGCGACGCTGGCTGCGGCGCGCTGTCGTCCTGCTCGCCGGGACGCCGGTACTCGCCGGCCTGGTCTACTCGCACGCCCCGGAAGCCCAGGCAGCCGACACGGCCGCCGCAGCCGTCGACATCCAGCTCGACACCCTGGCACCGAGCGCCCCGATCAAGGGCGACACCCTCACCATCTCGGGCACCGTGGTCAACAACGGCTCCGAGAAGATCACCGACGCGCACGTGGGTCTGCGGGTCGGGCCGGCGCTGGCGGACCGCGGCTCCATCGACGAGGTCGCGGATCGCGGCGGATTCCGGGCGGGCATCGACCCGGCGGAGATCGGCGCCGAGTTCGCCGTGAAGATCGATTCGCTGCCCTCGAAGATCAGCCAGCCGTTCACCCTCAAGGTTCCGGTGAACAAGCTGAAGCTGGACGAGGACGGCGTCTACCAGCTCGGCGTCTCCCTGTCCGGGGAGACCGAGAGCCGCCAGTACGAGCGGGTCCTCGGCATCAAGCGGACCTTCCTGCCCTGGCAGCCGGAGGCCGCTGCCAAGCGGTCCCAGCTCGCGTACGTCTGGCCCTTGATCTCCACCACGCACTTGACCTCGGAGACCGGCTCGGACGAGCTGCAGACCCCCGTCTTCCTCGACGACAGCCTCGCCGCCGAGCTGAAGTCCGACGGGCGTCTGGGACAGATGGTCACCCTCGGCAAGGACCTTCCCATCACCTGGGTCATCGACCCGGACCTGCTCTACACCGTCGACGCCATGACCAAGGGCTACCGGGTCCGCACCCCCGACGGCCGGACCGTCCAGGGCAAGAACAAGGCCGTCGCCGAGCAGTGGCTGAGCTCGCTGGAAAGCGCCGTCCAGGGCAAGAAGGTCGTCGCACTGCCCTTCGCCGATCCGGACATCGCCTCGCTCGCCCACCGCGGCAAGGACGTGTCCGGCACCCTGGGACAGCTGCGGCCGGCCACCGACAAGGCGAAGCAAGCCGTCGAGACGGTCCTGCACGTCCCCGCGAGCACCGACTTCTCCTGGCCCGTGGAAGGGGCGATCGACCCGTCGATCGTCAACGTCGCGACGTCGGCCGGTGCCCACAACATCCTCACCCGCAGCGACAGCCTCCAGGAGACCGGTGCACTCGGCTACACCCCGTCGGCCGCCCGGCCCATCGGCGCGGGCACCACGGCGGTCGTCGCCGACGCCGGTCTCTCCACCGCCTTCGAGGGCGACATGCTCCGCACCGGGACCTCCACCCTCGCGGTACAGCGGTTCCTCGCCCAGACCCTCGCCCTGAACCTGCAGGACACCGACACCCAGCGCAGCTTCGTCGTCGCCCCGCAGCGCATGCCCAGCTCCAGCCAGGTACAGACGATGGCCACAGCCATACGGGGTCTGCAGGCGGGCCGCTGGAGCCAGGCCGTGGCCCTGGAGGCGGCCGCCGCCGCGACTCCCGACCCCCGCGCCGCGACCAAGGTCCCGGGGGCCGGCCAGTACCCCGAGGCACTGAGCAAGCAGGAACTGCCGGTCTCCGCCTTCGAGAAGATCCGCACCACCGAGACCACCCTCGACCACTTCAAGGTGATCCTGACCGCCCCCGACCGCGTCGAGATCCCCTTCGGCAACACCACCAACCGCGAGATGTCCGCCTCCTGGCGCGGCCGCCGCGATGCCGCGTGGGACTATCGCGACCAGGTGCAGCGGTACCTGATCAAGCTGACCGAGAAGGTCAAGATCATTCCCAAGTCCGACGCGACGCTCTCCGGACACAGCGCGACCATCCCCGTCAGTGTCCAGAACAGCCTCGTCCAGGACACCCACAACCTGGTCCTCCGGGTGCGGTCCGCCAACCCGACCCGGCTGATGTTCGGCGACAGCGGGGAGTCCCAGCAGGAAGTAGCGGTCCAGGGCGGCCACAGCCAGACCGTGAAGTTCCCCGCCAACGCCACCGCGAGCGGCCCGGTCGAGGTGACCGCCCAGCTCTTCACCACTGACGGAGTGCCCTACGGGAAGGCCCGCAAGTTCACCGTCGAAGCCACCGAGGTGACACCGACCGTCATGCTCGTCATCGCGGGCGGTGTGCTCCTCCTCGTGCTGGCCGGCATCAAGATGTACGCCAGCCGCAAGCGCGTCGCGGCACGCGCCGCCGCCGAGGAGAACACGCAGCAGAGTGACGAGTCCCCGGACACCGGACCGCAAAGCGCGGACCCGTCCGGCACGGGTGAGACAGTGGACCGTTGA